The stretch of DNA CTTGCGAATCTATTGGTTACCAGTTGGAAGATATAGCTTATTCTCTTCGGGATTATGCTCAAAAGGTTGAGTTTAATCCTCAACGATTAGAGGAAATTGAGCGACGCCTGGACGAACTCCATCGACTCAAGAGAAAATACGGAAATACCCTTTCGGATATCCTGGATTTGAAAAAGAGTATTGAGGAAGAGTTAGCGTCTTACGATGAAGGAGAGGAGAGGTTGGAGAAGTTAGAAAACACTTTTAGAAATTTAGAAGAAGAACTGCGCATGCGTGCTGAAGAGTTATCCCGGCGGCGACAAGAGGTTGCTAAAAACATGGAATTATTGGTCATGAAAGAACTCGGCGAGTTAAATATGGATAAAACCCGGTTTCAAATAACCCTGGAGCCCGGTAATTCAGGAGAATATCCCTTTACCTCTAAGGGGAAGGACAGGGTGGAATTTTTTATGGCTCCTAACCCGGGGGAGGATCTAAAGCCTCTCAGTAAGATCGCTTCGGGAGGCGAGATATCCCGAATTATGCTGGCGTTTAAGACCATCTTAGCTTCCGTAGATAACGTTTCAACCCTTATCTTTGATGAAGTAGACCTGGGAATTGGAGGACGGATCGCCGAGATGGTCGGCAAAAAGTTAAAATTTATTTCGTCTTCCCGACAGGTTATTTGTATAACCCATCTTCCCCAGATAGCCAGTAAAGCCGATTTACATCTCCAGATCTCCAAGGAAGTTCAGGGGGGTAAGACTCTCACAAAGGTTCGAAGGCTATCGGAGTCCGAGCGAATAGAGGAGATTGCCCGGATGCTGGGAGGAGAAACAATTACAGAGACCACGTTGAAGCATGCGCGGGAAATGCTGGGATATTAAACTTTTCCCCTTGACAAAGGGGCTTGTAACTTAGTAATAATTAATATCTATGGCTTAAAACAAAAACGAAACCGGGAGTGAAAGCCGAAAATTCCGAACTCCTATCATCCAGAGGGATATCAGTTCGTGAATCTTTATCCTGGGTCATTTTCAGTTAAAAACTATGAAAACATTTTCAGCCAAGAAAGAGGAAGTTCAGCATAAGTGGTATGTAATTAATGCAGAGGGAAAGGTTTTAGGCCGACTGGCAGTTGAAATCGCTAAGAGATTAAGAGGTAAGCATAAACCTATTTTTACTCCCCATGTAGATACCGGGGATTATATCATCGTCACCAATGCGAGTAAAATTACCTTGACAGGTCGGAAGTTGCAACATAAAGTTTACATCCGGCATAGTGGGTACCCCGGCGGATTAAAATCTATAACGGCAGAAAAATTGCTAAAGGAAAAACCGGAGAGATTGATTGAGGCCGCTGTGTGGGGAATGTTACCCAAAAACCGGTTAAGTCGAAAGCTTTTGCATAAGCTAAAGGTATATGCTGGACCGGAGCATCCCCATCAGGCCCAGCGACCTGAGCCGTTAAATATATAGATACAGACATTCTTGAAGTTAGAGGGTGAAAGTCAGAATAACTCCCTTATCGGGGACAGGGGAAATGCCCCTGGCTCCCAGAGGAGAAAGTGTGGGGAAGGTTTTTATTCTAACTTTCAACCTCGGACTTCTGGATTTTAAAAATGGAAGGTGAAAACGTAATCCAGCAGTACTATGGTACCGGAAAGAGGAAGACGGCCATAGCAAGAGTCTGGCTAAGACCTGGTAAGGGTCGTATAACCGTCAATAAAATCCCCATTGATAAATACTTTCCCCGCGACACCTTAAAAACCTTCATTAAACAACCTTTAAAACTCACGAAAAATCTTAATACTTTCGATATTTACGTAAATGTTCATGGAGGTGGAAAAAGCGGACAAGCGGGGGCAATTCGACATGGCATAGCCCGGGCTTTGCTAAATTACGATCTTGAATTGCGCCCTGTGTTGAAAAAAGCGGGCTTACTCACCCGAGATGCACGGGTAAAAGAGAGGAAAAAATACGGACAACGCGGAGCGAGAGCCCGATTTCAATTTTCTAAAAGATAATTTTTTATATTCATTCAAAGGGGTTTTCAGGGTACCTTCTTCCCATGAAAGCCCTTTGAGTGAAAGGAGGGAGTTGGTTGAGCGAAATAACCATGAAGGAATTATTAGAGGCTGGGGTCCACTTTGGGCACCAGACCAAGCGATGGAACCCAAAGATGAAGAAATATATCTTTGGGGAACGGAACGGTATTTATATTATAGATTTACAGAAAACCTTGAAGAAGTTTAAGGAAGCATATGAAAAAATTGTAGATACCGTTGCAAAGGGAGGTAAAATTCTCCTGGTTGGGACTAAAAAACAAGCGCGAGATGTTATTGTTGAGGAAGCCAAACGTTGTGGGATGTATTACGTGAATCAACGTTGGTTGGGGGGAACCTTAACCAACTTTTCTACTATTAAGAACAGTATCGAAAAGCTTAAACGGCTGGAACAACTGAAACAGGAACCTGAAAGTAGCCCCTTAATCAAGAAAGAGAGATTACGTCTGGAGCGGACCATTGCGAAGCTTGAGAAGTTTCTAGGAGGCATTAAAGACATGGATAGGCTTCCGGATATGCTCTTCGTGATCGATCCCAAGAAAGAGAAGATTGCAGTTGCTGAAGCAAATAAACTGGGCATTCCCATTGTGGCCATTGTGGATACCAATTGTGATCCGGATAAAATTGATTATGTGATTCCAGGTAATGATGATGCGATTCGGGCCATTAAATTATTCGCTTCTAAAGTTGCAGATGCCGTACTGGAAGGTAAAGCAATCCTGGAGAGCCAGCAAGCCGCTATGGAAAAGCTTCCAGAATTTGAGAAGACTCAAGGAGAATCTGAAAAAGAGAGTAAACTAGAAGACTCTGAAGAGCCTATAGAAGGAGTTAAATCGACGACTCCTTCCAACGAGGAACAAGTGGTAGTATCCTAATCAACTATGCACAATGGACAATGAGCCAGGAACCCCAAGGTTCATTGTTAATTGCTAATTGCTCATTGCGAAGTTAAAATGGAAATATCAGCAGAACTGGTTAAGAAATTGCGAGCCAAAACGGGTGCAGGTGTTATGGATTGTAAAATAGCTCTCCAGGAAGCCCAAGGGGACCCTGAAAAAGCTATTGAGATTCTTAAGAAAAAAGGTCTGGCAGCTGCAGCCAAAAAAGCCGATCGTATTGCCACGGAAGGTCTTATTGGTTCTTATATCCATGCCGGGGGAAAAATAGGTGTTCTGTTGGAGGTAAATTGTGAGACCGATTTTGTAGCCAGAACCGAGGAATTTCAAACTTTGGTTAAGGACCTTGCCATGCATATTGCAGCCTCCAATCCCTCGTATCTTCGGCGAGAAGATATTCCGGCGGAAATTCTGAATAAGGAACGGGAAATCTATAAAGCTCAGATGGAAGGATCTGGGAAGCCAGAGAAAGTTATTGAGAAGATCGTAGACGGTAAAATGGAAAAATACTTTGCGGAAGTTTGTTTGTATGAACAACCTTTTATAAAAGATACCGATAAAACGATCCGGGATTTGATCAACGAGTATATCGCCAAGTTTGGTGAGAATATTAACATTCGACGCTTTGTCCGCTTTCAGTTGGGAGAAGGTTTAGAGAAAAAATAGCCATGCAAGTAAAACCTGTATATCGAAGGATCCTCTTGAAGCTAAGTGGAGAAGCCTTAGCAGGGGAAGAAGGTTATGGAATCGACTCGAAGGTGCTGGATTTTATCGCCGAAGAGATTAAGGAAATTTATGAGTTAGGCATAGAGATTGCCATAGTTATAGGAGGCGGTAATATCTTCAGGGGTATTCAAGGAGCTGCCAAGGGAATGGAGCGGGCCTCTGCAGATTATATGGGAATGCTGGCAACCGTATTAAATGCCCTCTCGCTCCAATATGCCCTGGAAAAACTTGGGGTGAATACCAGGGTTCAAACGGCCATTGAAATGAAAGAATTGGCCGAACCTTATATCCGTCGACGGGCTATTCGACATCTGGAAAAAGGGAGAATTGTCATCTTCGCCGCCGGTACCGGCAATCCCTTCTTCACCACAGATACGGCTGCAGCCCTTCGGGCTATGGAAATCGGGGCTGAAGTCATACTTAAAGCCACCAAAGTGGATGGAGTTTATACGGCAGACCCTCTGCTAAATCCCCAGGCCGAAAGGTTTAAAGAATTAAGTTACCTGGATGTTCTCCAAAAGCAATTGAGAGTGATGGACTCCACAGCCGTGTCTCTCTGTATGGATAACAATCTACCCATTATCGTGTTTAACCTCCGTGAAAAGGGTAATATGAAGCGGATTCTACTGGGAGAGGATATAGGAACTATCGTAAAATAAACAATGAACCCAGAACAATGAGCAGTTACCAATTAACAATGGTTAATGGTTCATGGTTAATGGTTCATTGGGAATTGTTACACGATGATACAGGATGTTTACAAAAAAGTTGAAGAGACGATGCAGAAAACCCTTAACGTCCTTCAGCGAGAATTTGCTTCAATTCGAACTGGGCGGGCTTCTGTTAGTCTGCTAGATGGTATTACCGTCGATTATTATGGAACTCCAACGCCCCTAAACCAAGTCGCAACCCTCTCGGCACCTGAAAGTAACCTGATTGTTATTCAACCCTGGGATCCTACCACCATCAAGGAAATTGAAAAGGCCATCCTGAGATCCGATTTAGGTCTGACTCCTACCTCCGATGGAAAAGTCATACGTCTGTCCGTTCCCCCTTTAACCGAAGAACGACGTAAACAGCTCGTAAAGGTAGTAAAAAAAATAGCCGAGGAATCCCGGGTTGCTATTCGTCAAATCAGGAAAGATGGGAATGACGACTTAAAACGCCTGGAAAAAAATAAAGAAATCTCGGAAGATGAACTCCATAAAGCTCAAGAACAAATTCAGAAAATTACCGATAAATATATGAAAAAAATAGATGAACTGTTAGAGAAAAAAGAAGAAGAAATCATGGAGATCTGATTTTTGATCGTTGTCCGTTAAGAATAACCTGGCCCAATGGATAACAGGGTAGAAGGGACAACGGACAACAGGTAATGACCGGCGAACCGTGAGCAACGAACAACAAACCCTTCGTCAAGACCCAGGCCGGGTAGCAGACAACGGATCCCAAGAGCTTCTTTCCCGAATCGACAAGACTAAATTGCCCCGCCATATAGCGATAATTATGGACGGAAATGGACGCTGGGCAAGGCAACGCCATCTTCCCAGGATAGAGGGGCATCGAGCCGGAGCTAAAGCCGTCCGAGATACCGTAGAAGCCTGTGCAGAATTAGGAATTGAAGTGTTAACCCTCTATGCTTTCTCGGCAGAAAACTGGAAAAGACCGATCTCCGAAGTCATGGCGCTTATGGGCATGCTGGTGGAGTACCTTCAAAAGGAGTTAAAAACCCTCGAGGATAATAATATTCGGTTAATTACCATCGGTCGAACCCAAGAGTTACCCTTTCCTGCTCAAGAAGCTCTTAAGTTTACAATTAATAAAACCAAAAATAATCAAGGCCTTACTTTAAATCTCGCTTTGAATTACGGAGGTCAGATAGAAATTCTGGATGCGGTGTTACGAATCGTTCAAGATATCGAAAATAAAAAATTATCCCCTAAAGATTTAACGGTTTCGGTCTTCAACAATTATCTATATACAGCAGGACTTCCGGATCTGGATCTTATGATCAGAACCAGTGGAGAAATGCGGGTGAGT from Candidatus Limnocylindrales bacterium encodes:
- the rpsI gene encoding 30S ribosomal protein S9; this encodes MEGENVIQQYYGTGKRKTAIARVWLRPGKGRITVNKIPIDKYFPRDTLKTFIKQPLKLTKNLNTFDIYVNVHGGGKSGQAGAIRHGIARALLNYDLELRPVLKKAGLLTRDARVKERKKYGQRGARARFQFSKR
- the rplM gene encoding 50S ribosomal protein L13; the protein is MKTFSAKKEEVQHKWYVINAEGKVLGRLAVEIAKRLRGKHKPIFTPHVDTGDYIIVTNASKITLTGRKLQHKVYIRHSGYPGGLKSITAEKLLKEKPERLIEAAVWGMLPKNRLSRKLLHKLKVYAGPEHPHQAQRPEPLNI
- a CDS encoding isoprenyl transferase; amino-acid sequence: MSNEQQTLRQDPGRVADNGSQELLSRIDKTKLPRHIAIIMDGNGRWARQRHLPRIEGHRAGAKAVRDTVEACAELGIEVLTLYAFSAENWKRPISEVMALMGMLVEYLQKELKTLEDNNIRLITIGRTQELPFPAQEALKFTINKTKNNQGLTLNLALNYGGQIEILDAVLRIVQDIENKKLSPKDLTVSVFNNYLYTAGLPDLDLMIRTSGEMRVSNFLLWQLAYAEIHVTPVLWPDFRRQHLYEALLDFQKRERRFGRVEGDNYDG
- the pyrH gene encoding UMP kinase, which gives rise to MQVKPVYRRILLKLSGEALAGEEGYGIDSKVLDFIAEEIKEIYELGIEIAIVIGGGNIFRGIQGAAKGMERASADYMGMLATVLNALSLQYALEKLGVNTRVQTAIEMKELAEPYIRRRAIRHLEKGRIVIFAAGTGNPFFTTDTAAALRAMEIGAEVILKATKVDGVYTADPLLNPQAERFKELSYLDVLQKQLRVMDSTAVSLCMDNNLPIIVFNLREKGNMKRILLGEDIGTIVK
- the recN gene encoding DNA repair protein RecN, whose product is MLLELHIENFAIIDKLHVEFSKGFNVLTGETGAGKSILIDALSLALGSKSSSEMIRSDAEKAVVEIRVDVQENETVRTKAVELGFLSPSEESQELIIRREISRSGKGRALINGNLATTAMLAELGENLIDIHGQHQHQSLLKPSIHIDLLDAFGGLLKLRKEFEEKFQRFKQVQTELRELKESIRTRMQRLDLLNFQKQEIEKAHLIPGEDEELQRERKLLSAAERLATETQEAYELLYGGEESLVDRLGQVLNLLKDLTQIDDSLSPLLSSCESIGYQLEDIAYSLRDYAQKVEFNPQRLEEIERRLDELHRLKRKYGNTLSDILDLKKSIEEELASYDEGEERLEKLENTFRNLEEELRMRAEELSRRRQEVAKNMELLVMKELGELNMDKTRFQITLEPGNSGEYPFTSKGKDRVEFFMAPNPGEDLKPLSKIASGGEISRIMLAFKTILASVDNVSTLIFDEVDLGIGGRIAEMVGKKLKFISSSRQVICITHLPQIASKADLHLQISKEVQGGKTLTKVRRLSESERIEEIARMLGGETITETTLKHAREMLGY
- the tsf gene encoding translation elongation factor Ts yields the protein MEISAELVKKLRAKTGAGVMDCKIALQEAQGDPEKAIEILKKKGLAAAAKKADRIATEGLIGSYIHAGGKIGVLLEVNCETDFVARTEEFQTLVKDLAMHIAASNPSYLRREDIPAEILNKEREIYKAQMEGSGKPEKVIEKIVDGKMEKYFAEVCLYEQPFIKDTDKTIRDLINEYIAKFGENINIRRFVRFQLGEGLEKK
- the rpsB gene encoding 30S ribosomal protein S2; its protein translation is MSEITMKELLEAGVHFGHQTKRWNPKMKKYIFGERNGIYIIDLQKTLKKFKEAYEKIVDTVAKGGKILLVGTKKQARDVIVEEAKRCGMYYVNQRWLGGTLTNFSTIKNSIEKLKRLEQLKQEPESSPLIKKERLRLERTIAKLEKFLGGIKDMDRLPDMLFVIDPKKEKIAVAEANKLGIPIVAIVDTNCDPDKIDYVIPGNDDAIRAIKLFASKVADAVLEGKAILESQQAAMEKLPEFEKTQGESEKESKLEDSEEPIEGVKSTTPSNEEQVVVS
- the frr gene encoding ribosome recycling factor, with protein sequence MIQDVYKKVEETMQKTLNVLQREFASIRTGRASVSLLDGITVDYYGTPTPLNQVATLSAPESNLIVIQPWDPTTIKEIEKAILRSDLGLTPTSDGKVIRLSVPPLTEERRKQLVKVVKKIAEESRVAIRQIRKDGNDDLKRLEKNKEISEDELHKAQEQIQKITDKYMKKIDELLEKKEEEIMEI